From Phragmites australis chromosome 5, lpPhrAust1.1, whole genome shotgun sequence, a single genomic window includes:
- the LOC133917868 gene encoding arabinogalactan protein 1-like: protein MGTTHLVLHRPFAPAPPCCLAPHRLLVPSASATATPRPPVHPCAALPHRPPSPRLGRPPTTRPRPCAASPPRPAPAAGPAPSPGRAAPAPPQSPAGPAPPPGRAATTPPLGLTAQRPGTARHAATVSGCASRAVPWAEGAARGSHSTARYSIWAYRAVL from the coding sequence ATGGGCACGACCCACCTCGTCCTGCACCGGCCGTTCGCCCCTGCGCCGCCTTGCTGCCTCGCCCCGCACCGGCTGCTCGTGCCGTCTGCCTCCGCCACGGCCACACCCCGGCCGCCCGTCCACCCTTGCGCTGCCTTGCCGCACCGCCCGCCCTCGCCCCGGCTCGGTCGCCCACCCACCACCCGCCCCCGCCCCTGTGCCGCGTcaccgccccgccccgccccggcCGCCGGCCCCGCCCCATCACCCGGTCGCGCCGCCCCCGCCCCGCCCCAGTCGCCCGCCGGCCCCGCCCCGCCGCCCGGTCGCGCCGCCACTACCCCGCCGCTCGGCCTCACCGCCCAGCGGCCCGGCACGGCCCGTCATGCTGCAACCGTGTCGGGCTGTGCTTCACGGGCCGTGCCATGGGCCGAGGGCGCGGCACGCGGGTCGCATAGCACGGCTCGTTACAGTATCTGGGCCTATCGGGCCGTGCTGTAG